A DNA window from Capnocytophaga sp. ARDL2 contains the following coding sequences:
- a CDS encoding DUF4294 domain-containing protein — MKKILLGIFMFLGTIGFAQEGEDIEKYFKNVSKMVKEANADGYVELPEIFINISREEIEREQTMNILRRRILRVYPYVVATSENLMALNSELDKKSTIREKNKYIKTQEKLLKEKFEEPLKKLSRKDGQILVKLIHRQTGQSTFNLIKEFKSGWSAFWSNQTAKMFNINLKTQFNPNQNIEDFYIEYLLEELANQRRIHYVTPVLQFNRAKMKADWKTKLGDSGYYPE, encoded by the coding sequence ATGAAAAAAATACTTTTAGGAATATTCATGTTTTTAGGAACAATAGGATTTGCCCAAGAAGGAGAAGATATTGAAAAATACTTCAAAAATGTAAGCAAAATGGTAAAAGAGGCAAACGCAGACGGTTATGTAGAATTGCCTGAAATATTTATCAATATATCACGCGAAGAAATCGAACGTGAACAAACGATGAATATTTTACGCCGAAGAATTTTACGCGTGTATCCGTATGTAGTGGCAACTTCAGAAAACCTGATGGCACTCAATTCTGAATTGGATAAAAAATCTACAATCCGTGAAAAAAACAAATACATTAAAACTCAAGAAAAGCTTTTGAAAGAAAAGTTTGAAGAGCCTTTGAAGAAATTGTCGAGAAAAGATGGTCAGATTTTGGTGAAATTGATTCATAGACAAACGGGACAATCTACCTTTAATTTGATAAAAGAATTTAAAAGTGGCTGGTCTGCATTTTGGTCAAATCAAACGGCAAAAATGTTTAACATCAACTTGAAAACCCAATTCAATCCCAATCAAAACATCGAAGATTTTTATATCGAATATCTTTTAGAAGAGTTAGCAAATCAACGTAGAATACATTATGTAACTCCAGTTTTGCAATTTAATCGTGCAAAAATGAAAGCCGATTGGAAAACAAAATTAGGAGATTCAGGATATTATCCAGAGTAG
- a CDS encoding M42 family metallopeptidase has protein sequence MSTSILNENSIAFVTNYLNNFSPTGYESSGQKLWMNYLKPFVDEFYTDKYGTAVGIINPNAKYKVVIEAHADEISWYVNYISEDGLIYVVRNGGSDQVIAPSKKVYIHTPKGIVKGVFGWPAIHTRLRLGKDEPTPKIESLFIDCGCESREEVESLGVHVGCVITYPDEFEILNKDKWVGRALDNRIGGFVIAEVARLLKENNKTLPFGLYIVNAVQEEVGLRGAEMITQAIKPNVAIVTDVCHDTTTPMIDKKIEGEQKINKGPVIGYAPAIHNILRELIVSTAEKQNIPFQRNALSRVTGTDTDAFAYSNGGTPSALISLPLRYMHTTVEMAHQNDIENLILLIYHTLLNIKGNESFSYFE, from the coding sequence ATGAGTACATCGATTTTAAATGAAAATTCTATCGCATTTGTTACCAATTATTTAAACAATTTTTCTCCAACGGGTTACGAATCTTCTGGGCAAAAACTTTGGATGAATTATCTAAAACCTTTTGTTGATGAATTTTATACGGATAAATACGGTACCGCAGTGGGTATTATCAATCCTAATGCCAAATATAAAGTGGTCATCGAAGCTCATGCCGATGAAATCTCTTGGTATGTCAACTATATTTCTGAAGACGGACTGATTTATGTCGTGAGAAATGGTGGTAGTGACCAAGTAATCGCTCCTTCAAAAAAGGTATATATCCACACACCAAAAGGTATCGTAAAAGGTGTATTTGGTTGGCCAGCTATTCACACGAGATTGAGACTGGGCAAAGACGAACCTACTCCAAAAATCGAGAGTCTTTTTATCGATTGTGGATGCGAATCTCGCGAAGAAGTTGAGTCTTTGGGCGTGCATGTAGGGTGTGTCATTACCTATCCCGATGAATTTGAAATTCTAAATAAAGACAAATGGGTAGGTCGTGCGTTGGACAATCGCATCGGTGGTTTTGTGATTGCCGAAGTGGCTCGTTTGCTAAAAGAAAACAACAAAACACTGCCTTTTGGATTGTATATCGTAAATGCTGTACAAGAGGAAGTGGGATTGCGTGGTGCCGAAATGATTACTCAAGCCATCAAACCCAATGTGGCTATTGTAACGGATGTTTGCCACGATACCACTACACCGATGATTGACAAAAAAATCGAAGGGGAACAAAAAATCAACAAAGGGCCTGTGATAGGCTATGCACCTGCGATTCACAATATCTTGAGAGAACTGATTGTTTCTACAGCCGAAAAGCAAAACATTCCTTTTCAGCGAAATGCCCTTTCGAGAGTTACAGGTACAGACACCGACGCTTTTGCGTATAGCAATGGAGGTACACCGTCGGCTTTGATTTCGTTGCCTTTGCGTTATATGCACACAACGGTAGAAATGGCTCATCAAAACGATATCGAAAACCTTATCCTATTGATTTACCATACCCTACTCAACATCAAAGGAAACGAAAGTTTTTCGTATTTTGAATAA
- a CDS encoding cation diffusion facilitator family transporter, translated as MKTIQNNQNFRFQLLIVGVGILLFVVKFIAYFLTQSVAILTDALESTINVFSGMFALYSLYLSALPRDKNHPYGHGKIEFISASIEGILIGIAGLSILYKVYESFAHPTELSSVAYGTYLIAFTALINYAMGYLAIKKGKQQHSPTLVATGKHLQTDTYSTLGIIIGLVLISMTNILWIDSVTALIFGLLILYTSYSILRESVSGIMDETDQQLLQTIAILLQNNRRKHWIDVHNLRIIKYGATLHIDCHMTIPWYYNTEEGHREIEVFEDIVKDYFGDRVEMFVHLDACREFSCSLCNLNDCSMRKHSFVKEIEWNAENICENNKHKAD; from the coding sequence ATGAAAACTATTCAAAACAATCAAAATTTTAGATTTCAACTATTGATAGTAGGTGTTGGAATTTTGCTTTTTGTTGTAAAATTTATCGCCTATTTTCTTACGCAATCTGTGGCTATTTTGACCGATGCCTTGGAAAGCACTATCAATGTATTTAGTGGGATGTTTGCTTTGTATAGTTTGTATTTGTCTGCTTTGCCTCGAGATAAAAACCATCCGTATGGTCATGGAAAAATCGAATTTATTTCGGCGTCTATCGAAGGAATTTTGATTGGAATTGCAGGTTTGAGTATTTTGTATAAAGTATATGAAAGTTTTGCTCATCCGACAGAATTAAGCAGTGTGGCTTATGGAACGTACCTGATAGCTTTTACTGCTTTGATCAATTATGCTATGGGATATTTGGCAATTAAAAAAGGAAAGCAACAACATTCGCCTACTTTGGTTGCTACTGGAAAACACTTGCAAACCGATACGTATAGTACCTTGGGAATTATCATCGGATTGGTACTGATTTCTATGACTAATATATTATGGATTGATAGTGTTACTGCCTTGATTTTTGGCTTGTTGATACTTTACACTTCCTATTCGATTTTGCGTGAAAGTGTTTCAGGAATAATGGACGAAACCGATCAACAATTGTTGCAAACGATAGCAATTTTGCTTCAAAACAATCGTCGGAAACATTGGATAGATGTACATAATTTGCGAATTATCAAATACGGAGCAACTTTGCATATCGATTGTCACATGACGATTCCGTGGTATTATAATACAGAGGAAGGGCATCGAGAGATCGAAGTTTTTGAGGATATTGTCAAAGATTATTTTGGCGATCGAGTGGAAATGTTTGTACATTTGGACGCTTGTAGAGAATTTTCTTGTTCGCTATGTAATCTAAACGATTGCTCTATGCGAAAACATTCTTTTGTGAAAGAAATAGAATGGAATGCTGAAAATATATGTGAAAATAATAAACATAAAGCTGATTAA
- a CDS encoding ABC transporter ATP-binding protein, which produces MKELQRLNKYFKKYYKHFVLGIIITILSQVFMVMTPEFVGDAINILNDFLADKITSGFAKNELFKLLGYIIGATLLSGFFTFWMRQTLIVMSRHIEFDMKNEIFKQYQSLSLDFFKRNRTGDLMSRISEDVAKVRQYVGPAVMYSLNTVARMGIVLIQMFIISPKLSLYALIPVPILMIGMMKLMKLIKSRSIAYQQNLSNLSSFVQENFSGIRVIKAYNQEKRLSGDYLDLTENSKNIFLKLTIANGLIAPMMIGLIALSNIFVVYIGTKMYINNEISVGVIAQFIMYINILTWPIASLGWISSMVQEAEASQKRINEFLNEKSAITSTLSPVQTPISGAIEFKNVSFTYSDTGIKALENISFQLPKGKTLAVLGSTGSGKSTLLHLITRLYDADQGEVVIDQHNVKDYEIQNLRTAVATVPQDAFLFSDTIKNNIKYGKPTATDKEIIRYAKLADVDKNIEAFTDGYETMLGERGLTLSGGQKQRVSIARALIKQSPILLLDDSLSAVDTETEENILNNLKSITQDTTTVIITHRISAAKHADWIVILEKGRIIEQGTHSQLIKNNGYYAELYEKQL; this is translated from the coding sequence ATGAAAGAACTCCAACGCCTGAATAAATATTTCAAAAAATACTACAAACATTTTGTTTTAGGGATTATCATTACCATTCTATCTCAAGTATTTATGGTAATGACGCCTGAGTTTGTAGGTGATGCCATCAATATATTAAACGATTTTTTAGCGGATAAAATTACAAGCGGTTTTGCTAAAAACGAATTGTTTAAACTATTGGGCTATATCATTGGTGCTACTTTACTTTCAGGCTTTTTTACTTTTTGGATGCGACAAACCTTGATTGTCATGTCTCGTCATATCGAATTTGATATGAAAAACGAAATTTTCAAACAATATCAATCTCTTTCTCTCGATTTTTTCAAACGCAACCGCACAGGAGATTTGATGTCGAGAATCTCCGAAGATGTTGCCAAAGTGCGCCAATATGTCGGACCAGCTGTGATGTACTCATTAAACACAGTGGCTCGCATGGGGATTGTTTTGATTCAAATGTTTATCATTTCTCCCAAACTTTCGCTTTATGCATTAATTCCAGTGCCTATTTTGATGATTGGAATGATGAAATTGATGAAATTAATCAAATCGAGAAGTATAGCATATCAACAAAATCTTTCCAATTTATCGTCGTTTGTACAAGAAAATTTTTCTGGAATACGAGTAATCAAAGCTTATAACCAAGAAAAAAGATTGAGTGGTGATTATCTAGATTTGACCGAAAACTCTAAGAATATTTTTTTGAAATTGACCATTGCCAACGGTTTGATTGCTCCTATGATGATTGGTCTCATTGCTTTGAGTAATATATTCGTAGTGTATATTGGGACCAAAATGTACATCAACAACGAAATTTCCGTTGGGGTCATTGCCCAGTTTATCATGTATATCAATATTTTGACTTGGCCTATTGCCTCTTTGGGATGGATTTCGTCTATGGTACAAGAAGCCGAAGCTTCTCAAAAGCGAATCAATGAATTTTTGAACGAAAAAAGCGCCATCACTTCTACCCTTTCACCTGTACAAACACCAATTTCTGGTGCTATTGAGTTTAAAAATGTTTCGTTTACCTACTCTGATACAGGCATCAAAGCATTGGAAAATATTTCCTTCCAACTACCAAAAGGAAAGACATTGGCAGTTTTGGGAAGTACGGGGTCTGGAAAATCAACACTTTTACATCTTATCACGAGATTATATGACGCTGACCAAGGTGAAGTTGTTATAGACCAACATAATGTAAAAGACTATGAAATTCAAAACCTTCGCACAGCTGTTGCAACCGTACCACAAGATGCTTTTTTGTTTTCGGATACGATAAAAAACAACATTAAATACGGAAAACCAACAGCTACGGACAAAGAAATCATCCGTTATGCAAAACTCGCCGATGTCGATAAAAATATTGAAGCCTTTACCGATGGTTACGAAACCATGCTTGGCGAAAGAGGTCTTACACTTTCGGGAGGACAAAAACAACGCGTATCTATTGCGAGAGCTCTTATCAAACAATCTCCAATTTTATTGTTGGACGATTCGCTTTCTGCTGTGGATACCGAAACAGAAGAAAATATCCTAAACAACCTAAAATCAATCACACAAGATACCACCACGGTAATTATAACACATCGCATTTCGGCTGCAAAACATGCCGATTGGATAGTGATACTCGAAAAGGGTCGTATTATTGAACAAGGAACGCATAGTCAACTCATCAAAAACAATGGGTACTATGCCGAATTGTACGAAAAACAATTGTAA
- a CDS encoding glycosyltransferase family 2 protein: MLSVLIPTYKYDVTQLVIDVFKQCTSANIPFEIIVYDDGSGILYNNEIINSFSNCTYTALPKNIGRSAIRNLLAQKAKYSWLLFLDADVQVIKEDFIANYLKEINKNTTPKIIYGGIVYQSNKPEKSQLLRWFYGNKREAIPANQRKKETYLAFLTLNFVIHKQIFEKVRFNERIPNLRNEDLLYSYDIQQQQILLSHIDNQVCHLGIETTDIFLKKTDESTLSYIYLWENKLLPYNYTPYGKMYKKLQDFHLISLVGLGFKILKPFLTYNLKSCHPSITIFDMYRMGYVCTLNKKEVLSQFK; encoded by the coding sequence ATGTTATCAGTACTCATTCCTACTTACAAATACGATGTAACCCAATTAGTTATAGACGTTTTTAAACAATGTACATCAGCAAACATCCCGTTTGAAATCATTGTTTATGATGACGGCTCAGGAATACTGTACAACAACGAAATAATCAATAGTTTTTCTAATTGCACTTATACTGCATTGCCCAAAAACATCGGTAGAAGTGCAATTAGAAATTTATTAGCACAAAAAGCAAAATACTCTTGGCTACTATTTTTAGACGCTGACGTACAGGTTATTAAAGAAGATTTTATTGCCAATTATCTAAAAGAAATCAACAAAAACACTACACCAAAAATCATCTACGGAGGCATAGTATATCAATCAAATAAACCCGAAAAATCACAATTATTACGTTGGTTTTATGGGAATAAAAGAGAAGCAATTCCTGCTAATCAACGTAAAAAGGAAACCTATTTAGCTTTTCTTACACTAAATTTTGTCATTCACAAGCAAATATTTGAAAAAGTACGCTTCAACGAAAGAATACCAAATCTCCGTAACGAAGATTTATTGTATTCTTATGACATCCAGCAACAGCAAATTCTATTAAGCCATATAGACAACCAAGTATGTCATTTGGGTATCGAAACTACGGATATTTTCTTAAAAAAAACAGATGAAAGTACGTTGAGTTACATTTATTTATGGGAAAACAAACTACTCCCATACAACTACACACCTTATGGGAAAATGTACAAAAAACTACAAGACTTCCATCTCATATCATTAGTAGGCTTAGGATTTAAAATTCTAAAACCATTTTTGACTTACAACCTAAAAAGTTGCCATCCATCGATTACTATATTCGACATGTATCGCATGGGATACGTTTGTACTCTAAACAAAAAAGAAGTACTATCACAGTTTAAATAA
- a CDS encoding lysophospholipid acyltransferase family protein — protein MLKKDPFGNIIYLKKWLIRIFGFLTHRRYKGFNSLQIEGSEIIRELPENGVLFISNHQTYFADVVAMFHVFNASLKGRRNNIKNIFYIWNPKLNIYFVAAKETMKAGLLPRILSLVGAITVERTWRDKGKDLEEKKQINPNDTENIKKALDDGWVITFPQGTTKSFSPIRKGTAHIIKQHKPIVVPIVIDGFRRSFDKKGIFMKKKGILQSFVIKELLKIDYEDDSVEDIIEKIEYAIEQHPSYLKVIPQELLDQDELLNKEREY, from the coding sequence ATGTTGAAAAAAGATCCATTTGGAAATATTATTTACCTAAAAAAATGGCTTATTCGTATTTTTGGATTTCTCACGCATAGACGATATAAAGGTTTTAATTCGCTACAAATCGAAGGTTCTGAAATCATCAGAGAATTACCAGAAAATGGTGTATTGTTTATTTCAAATCATCAAACCTATTTTGCTGATGTAGTTGCTATGTTTCATGTGTTTAATGCGTCGTTGAAAGGGCGAAGAAATAATATAAAAAACATTTTTTATATATGGAATCCCAAGTTGAATATCTATTTTGTAGCTGCTAAAGAAACAATGAAAGCGGGACTTTTGCCTCGTATTCTCAGTTTGGTTGGTGCGATAACAGTAGAGCGTACTTGGCGTGATAAAGGAAAAGATCTAGAAGAAAAAAAGCAGATCAATCCCAATGATACTGAAAATATTAAAAAGGCGTTGGACGACGGTTGGGTAATAACTTTTCCGCAAGGGACGACCAAGTCTTTTTCACCTATAAGAAAAGGCACAGCTCACATTATCAAGCAACATAAACCTATTGTAGTTCCGATTGTAATCGATGGTTTTCGTAGGTCGTTTGATAAAAAGGGAATTTTTATGAAAAAAAAGGGGATTTTGCAATCTTTTGTCATCAAAGAACTTTTGAAAATTGATTATGAAGATGATAGTGTAGAGGATATCATCGAAAAAATAGAATATGCCATAGAGCAACATCCATCATATCTAAAAGTGATTCCACAGGAACTGCTCGACCAAGATGAATTGCTCAATAAAGAACGCGAATATTGA
- a CDS encoding cell division ATP-binding protein FtsE — MTPTILELKNVTIYQEEAPILNNVNLQINKGEFVYLIGKTGSGKSSLMKTLYADLLLKSGEGCIVDYDLKTLKEKDIPYLRRKIGIVFQDFKLLPDRSIYKNLEFVLKATGWTTKADIDQRISEVLSKVDMVNSINKLPHQLSGGEQQRIAIARALLNDPELILADEPTGNLDPQTSIEVMEVLRKINQNGRTILMATHDYALLVKFPSKTIRCEQGKVFEVIQKNV; from the coding sequence ATGACTCCTACAATTTTAGAATTAAAAAATGTAACTATATATCAAGAAGAAGCACCCATTTTAAACAATGTAAATCTTCAAATCAACAAAGGTGAATTCGTTTATCTCATTGGAAAAACAGGTTCAGGTAAAAGTAGTTTAATGAAGACACTTTATGCCGATTTATTATTAAAATCAGGTGAAGGTTGCATAGTCGATTATGATTTAAAAACTCTAAAAGAAAAAGACATTCCATATTTAAGACGAAAAATTGGTATTGTTTTTCAAGATTTTAAACTATTACCAGACCGTAGTATTTATAAAAATTTAGAATTTGTTTTAAAAGCTACAGGATGGACTACTAAAGCAGATATAGACCAACGAATTTCCGAAGTATTATCTAAAGTTGATATGGTAAACTCTATCAACAAATTGCCACATCAACTTTCTGGTGGAGAACAACAAAGAATAGCAATTGCACGTGCCTTACTAAATGACCCTGAGTTGATTTTAGCAGACGAACCTACTGGTAATCTCGACCCTCAAACGAGTATTGAGGTAATGGAGGTATTGAGAAAAATCAACCAAAACGGTCGTACAATTTTGATGGCAACGCATGACTATGCCCTTTTGGTTAAATTTCCTTCTAAAACGATTAGATGTGAACAAGGAAAAGTATTTGAAGTAATCCAAAAAAACGTCTAA